A region from the Planifilum fulgidum genome encodes:
- a CDS encoding transposase translates to MIFVARKGQKFKTYSFELKKKAVEMRLQGIPKAKIAEELGIQDVGRLKIWMRKYREQG, encoded by the coding sequence GTGATTTTCGTGGCAAGAAAAGGACAGAAATTCAAGACATATAGCTTTGAACTGAAAAAGAAGGCAGTGGAAATGAGGCTTCAGGGCATTCCCAAGGCAAAGATTGCTGAAGAGCTGGGGATTCAAGATGTGGGGCGATTAAAGATCTGGATGCGGAAATACCGGGAACAGGGC